Proteins encoded in a region of the Zea mays cultivar B73 chromosome 2, Zm-B73-REFERENCE-NAM-5.0, whole genome shotgun sequence genome:
- the LOC100193518 gene encoding nucleotide pyrophosphatase/phosphodiesterase precursor, with amino-acid sequence MRPAEGAARLVCLLLLAAVAAGHAGVQPLARIAIHRARFALDASAAVRASPELLGTKGEDTAWVKVDLVTPHPSADDWVGVFSPSKFNASTCLGSHGSGPGPVICSAPIKYQFANYSSGYGESGKGALQFQLINQRQDFSFALFTGGLSNPKLIAVSNAIAFANPKAPVYPRLAQGKSWNEMTVTWTSGYESDEAYPFVEWGMKWSPPVRSAAGTVTFDRESVCGEPARSVGWRDPGFIHTAFLTDLWPNKEYYYKIGHMLPDGSVVWGKLSSFKAPPFPGQKSLQRVVIFGDMGKAERDGSNEYSNYQPGSLNTTDTLVKDLDNIDMVFHIGDITYANGYISQWDQFTQQVEEITSRVPYMVASGNHERDWPNSGSFFNGTDSGGECGVVAETMYYTPTENRANYWYSADYGMFRFCVADSEHDWREGTEQYEFIESCLATVDRKKQPWLVFIAHRVLGYSSGFFYGVDGSFAEPMSRQSLQKLWQKYRVDLAFYGHVHNYERTCPVYEEQCMSSEKSHYSGTMNGTIHVVVGGGGSHLSNFTAQVPPWSVYREMDYGFVKLTAFNYSSLLYEYKRSSDGQVYDSFTMHREYRDLLACVKDSCPPTSPAT; translated from the exons ATGAGACCGGCGGAAGGCGCGGCGCGGTTGGTTTGCCTGCTCCTGCTCGCCGCCGTGGCCGCGGGGCACGCCGGCGTGCAGCCGCTGGCGCGCATCGCCATCCACCGCGCCCGCTTCGCGCTCGACGCGTCCGCCGCCGTGCGGGCCTCGCCGGAGCTGCTGGGAACCAAG GGCGAAGATACTGCCTGGGTGAAGGTAGACCTTGTTACTCCCCAT CCAAGTGCCGATGATTGGGTCGGCGTGTTTTCTCCTTCGAAGTTCAA CGCGTCCACATGCCTTGGTTCTCACGGATCTGGCCCAGGCCCTGTGATATGCTCGGCTCCAATAAAG TATCAGTTCGCCAACTATTCGTCGGGCTACGGGGAGTCCGGGAAAGGCGCGCTGCAGTTTCAGCTGATCAACCAGCGGCAGGACTTCTCGTTCGCGCTGTTCACTGGCGGACTCTCGAAT CCTAAGCTTATCGCAGTATCGAACGCCATTGCTTTCGCGAACCCAAAGGCTCCAGTCTACCCACGCCTGGCGCAAGGGAAATCCTGGAACGAG ATGACTGTGACGTGGACAAGTGGCTACGAGAGCGACGAGGCGTACCCGTTTGTGGAGTGGGGAATGAAATGGAGCCCCCCGGTGCGCAGCGCAGCTGGCACCGTCACTTTTGACCGTGAAAGCGTCTGTG GAGAGCCTGCCCGGTCTGTCGGCTGGAGAGATCCTGGGTTCATACACACAGCCTTCCTCACAGACTTGTGGCCGAACAAAGA GTACTACTACAAGATCGGCCATATGCTGCCAGATGGGAGCGTTGTTTGGGGCAAGCTATCTTCCTTCAAAGCGCCTCCGTTTCCTGGCCAGAAGTCACTGCAGCGCGTCGTCATCTTCGGAGATATGGGGAAG GCCGAGAGGGACGGGAGCAACGAGTACAGCAACTACCAGCCCGGATCACTCAACACCACCGACACCCTTGTCAAGGACCTGGACAACATTGACATGGTGTTCCACATCGGTGACATCACCTACGCCAACGGGTACATCTCGCAGTGGGATCAGTTCACGCAGCAAGTGGAGGAGATCACCTCGCGGGTCCCTTACATGGTTGCCAG CGGGAACCATGAGCGGGACTGGCCCAACAGCGGGTCCTTCTTCAACGGCACCGACTCTGGAGGGGAGTGTGGCGTGGTCGCTGAGACCATGTACTACACACCCACAGAGAACCGAGCAAACTACtg GTACTCGGCAGACTACGGCATGTTCCGGTTCTGCGTGGCGGACAGCGAGCACGACTGGCGGGAAGGCACGGAGCAGTACGAGTTCATCGAGAGCTGCCTCGCCACGGTCGACCGGAAGAAGCAGCCGTGGCTGGTGTTCATCGCGCACCGCGTCCTCGGCTACTCCTCCGGCTTCTTCTACGGCGTCGACGGCTCGTTCGCGGAGCCCATGTCCCGGCAGAGCCTCCAGAAGCTCTGGCAGAAGTACCGGGTGGACCTGGCGTTCTACGGCCACGTCCACAACTACGAGAGGACATGCCCGGTCTACGAG GAACAATGCATGAGCTCGGAGAAATCCCACTACTCGGGCACCATGAACGGCACCATCCACGTCGTGGTCGGGGGCGGCGGCAGCCACCTCAGCAACTTCACCGCCCAGGTCCCGCCGTGGAGCGTGTACAGGGAGATGGACTACGGCTTCGTCAAGCTCACGGCGTTCAACTACTCGTCCCTCCTCTACGAGTACAAGCGCTCCAGCGACGGCCAGGTGTACGACAGCTTCACGATGCACAGGGAGTACAGGGACTTGCTGGCGTGCGTCAAGGACAGCTGCCCTCCGACTTCGCCAGCGACGTGA